A window from Candidatus Binatia bacterium encodes these proteins:
- the dut gene encoding dUTP diphosphatase: protein MQSVIIPVQRLRLGPDAIPLPRYMTAGAAGMDLMADVANPVELAPGARALIPTGIAVEIPAGFEAQVRPRSGLALRQGVTLLNSPGTIDSDYRGEIMVLLINLGTQPYTVRRSERIAQMIVAPVVRAELREAHGLAVSVRGPGGFGHTDAE from the coding sequence ATGCAGTCGGTGATCATCCCGGTCCAGCGCCTGCGTTTGGGCCCGGACGCGATTCCCCTCCCCCGCTACATGACGGCGGGGGCGGCCGGCATGGATTTGATGGCGGATGTGGCCAACCCAGTCGAGCTGGCACCGGGGGCACGAGCACTGATTCCCACCGGCATTGCCGTAGAGATTCCGGCTGGCTTCGAAGCGCAGGTCCGGCCGCGCAGCGGCCTGGCGTTGCGGCAAGGGGTGACCCTGCTCAATTCCCCGGGGACGATCGATTCCGACTACCGCGGTGAAATCATGGTGTTGCTGATCAATCTTGGCACTCAGCCGTATACGGTTCGACGATCCGAGCGCATCGCCCAGATGATCGTGGCGCCGGTGGTGCGTGCCGAGCTGCGCGAAGCCCACGGTCTCGCTGTCAGTGTCCGCGGACCCGGCGGCTTTGGCCATACTGACGCGGAATGA
- the purQ gene encoding phosphoribosylformylglycinamidine synthase subunit PurQ: MRWGVVTFPGSNDDHDTLYALDHVLGEEVVSLWHKEPDLKQVDCVVLPGGFSYGDYLRCGALARFSPVMEAVIGFAQAGGLVLGICNGFQVLCEAGLLPGALVRNRSLRFICQPVHLRLEETETPFTCRCTPGEVLTIPIKHGEGCYVADADTLDQLEQNHQIVFRYVDASGRATPEANPNGSLNNIAGIVNQRRNVLGLMPHPEHAAEKSLGGDDGLKLFHSLLAAYTEREHRGAASVAPGH, from the coding sequence ATGCGCTGGGGAGTGGTCACTTTTCCCGGGTCGAACGACGACCACGATACCCTCTACGCCTTGGACCACGTCCTGGGCGAGGAGGTGGTCTCGCTGTGGCACAAGGAGCCCGATTTGAAGCAGGTCGACTGCGTCGTCCTGCCCGGCGGATTCTCTTACGGCGACTACCTGCGTTGCGGCGCCCTGGCGCGCTTCTCTCCGGTGATGGAGGCCGTCATCGGCTTTGCCCAAGCGGGGGGACTGGTGCTCGGCATCTGTAACGGTTTTCAGGTGCTGTGCGAAGCCGGGCTGCTGCCCGGCGCCCTGGTGCGCAACCGCAGCTTGCGCTTCATCTGCCAACCCGTGCACCTGCGCCTGGAAGAGACCGAGACCCCGTTCACCTGCCGCTGCACGCCAGGCGAGGTTCTCACCATCCCCATCAAACACGGCGAGGGCTGTTACGTCGCCGACGCCGACACCCTCGATCAGCTGGAGCAGAATCATCAGATCGTCTTCCGCTACGTTGACGCCAGTGGCCGGGCCACACCGGAGGCCAACCCGAACGGTTCGTTGAACAATATCGCGGGCATCGTCAACCAGCGGCGCAACGTGCTGGGCCTGATGCCACATCCCGAGCACGCGGCCGAAAAGAGTCTCGGCGGAGATGACGGCTTGAAGCTCTTTCATTCGCTGCTGGCGGCGTACACCGAACGTGAGCACCGCGGCGCCGCCTCGGTCGCCCCCGGGCACTGA
- the ribD gene encoding bifunctional diaminohydroxyphosphoribosylaminopyrimidine deaminase/5-amino-6-(5-phosphoribosylamino)uracil reductase RibD: protein MNPAGHSDDARFMRLAVRLGRRGLGRTSPNPPVGAVVVAHGAIVGRGYHRQAGQPHAEIEALRVAGRRARGATLYVTLEPCAHHGRTPPCTEAIIAAGIRRVVCGTRDPNPSVPGNGMGRLRRAGIEVNGGIEQAGCDELIAAFRKHVTTGRPWVTLKLAASLDGRIATAGGESRWITGEDSRRFVHRLRAEHDAVLVGAETVRGDDPELTCRLPGGRNPLRVILDGRLRLPLRARVLTNTKAAATLVVTGRQASATKVRRIENQGAKVLRLSDTAGRIGMARVLRALGRQGIMSVLIEGGATVAAAAVAAGVVDRVLIFYAPKLIGGDGRPMLGSIGVRRLASAPQLGRPRVTRFAADVLVATEIVAHDDNSGD from the coding sequence GTGAACCCGGCGGGCCACAGCGATGACGCGCGGTTCATGCGCCTGGCCGTACGCCTTGGGCGCCGCGGCCTGGGGCGCACCAGCCCGAATCCGCCCGTGGGCGCGGTCGTCGTCGCCCACGGCGCGATCGTCGGGCGCGGATACCATCGCCAAGCCGGCCAGCCGCACGCTGAAATCGAAGCCCTGCGGGTCGCTGGCCGAAGGGCACGCGGCGCCACGCTGTACGTCACGCTCGAACCGTGCGCGCATCACGGCCGGACACCCCCGTGCACCGAGGCCATCATTGCGGCCGGCATACGCCGCGTCGTTTGCGGTACCCGAGACCCCAATCCATCGGTCCCCGGAAACGGCATGGGGCGACTGCGCCGGGCCGGCATCGAGGTCAACGGCGGCATCGAGCAAGCCGGCTGTGACGAACTGATCGCAGCGTTCCGCAAACACGTGACCACCGGCCGGCCCTGGGTGACGCTAAAACTTGCCGCCTCGCTCGACGGCCGCATTGCGACGGCCGGCGGTGAATCGCGCTGGATCACCGGCGAGGACAGCCGGCGCTTCGTCCACCGTCTCCGCGCCGAACACGATGCCGTATTGGTCGGCGCCGAGACCGTCAGAGGCGACGATCCCGAGCTCACCTGTCGCCTGCCCGGCGGCCGCAACCCGCTGCGCGTCATCCTTGACGGGCGGCTGCGCCTACCGCTGCGCGCCCGGGTGCTGACAAACACCAAGGCAGCCGCTACCCTAGTGGTCACTGGCCGGCAGGCCTCGGCGACCAAAGTTCGGCGTATCGAGAATCAGGGTGCTAAGGTGTTGCGCCTGTCCGACACCGCGGGGCGGATCGGCATGGCCCGGGTCCTGCGGGCACTGGGGCGGCAGGGCATCATGTCCGTGCTGATTGAAGGAGGGGCAACGGTGGCGGCTGCGGCCGTCGCTGCAGGCGTCGTCGATCGGGTGCTGATCTTTTACGCACCAAAGCTCATCGGCGGCGATGGACGGCCAATGCTGGGCTCGATCGGTGTACGCCGGCTGGCCAGCGCCCCGCAGCTCGGACGGCCGCGGGTGACACGGTTTGCGGCGGATGTTTTAGTTGCTACAGAGATAGTGGCGCACGATGACAACTCAGGCGATTGA
- the purB gene encoding adenylosuccinate lyase yields the protein MIDRYTRPQMAAVWAEEEKLRIWLEVELLANEALAERGEIPSDVPARLRAQASVNVERMRAIEREVGHDVIAFVSSVAEACGPEGRYLHLGLTSSDVLDTSFAVQLVRAADLLIQGAVDLADTIRRQAQRYRGTVMVGRTHGIHAEPITLGLKLASWYTEMQRNIGRLEAARAMIRFGKISGAVGTFAHLAPEVEAYVCHRLGLQPEPVATQVVPRDRHAQFFATLAIVAGSLERFATEIRHLQRSEVREAEEPFAGGQKGSSAMPHKRNPVLSENVTGLARLLRAYAGAALEDIALWHERDISHSSVERVIAPDATIALDFMLHRMTGVVRGLVVHAEAMSANLERFRGAVFSEAVLLALVRKGVARDQAYRWVQHAGLQAVDGADFRAEVARNADIARYLSADELAQLFDLRHQLRYEEELFQRAFGGDEWKKES from the coding sequence ATGATCGACCGTTACACACGCCCGCAAATGGCCGCTGTCTGGGCGGAAGAAGAGAAGCTGCGGATCTGGCTCGAGGTGGAGCTGCTGGCCAACGAAGCGCTGGCCGAACGCGGCGAGATTCCGTCCGACGTGCCGGCGCGGCTGCGGGCCCAGGCGAGCGTCAACGTCGAGCGCATGCGCGCCATCGAGCGAGAGGTGGGACACGATGTCATTGCCTTCGTCTCCTCGGTGGCGGAAGCCTGCGGCCCCGAAGGCCGCTACCTGCATCTGGGCCTGACGTCGTCAGACGTGCTCGACACGTCCTTCGCGGTGCAACTGGTCCGCGCCGCCGATCTGTTGATCCAGGGAGCGGTCGATCTGGCCGACACGATTCGGCGCCAAGCGCAGCGGTACCGGGGGACGGTGATGGTCGGGCGGACGCACGGGATCCATGCCGAACCAATCACTCTCGGGTTGAAGCTGGCGAGCTGGTACACCGAGATGCAACGCAACATCGGCCGGCTCGAAGCGGCGCGCGCCATGATCCGCTTTGGAAAGATATCCGGTGCCGTCGGCACCTTTGCCCACCTGGCGCCCGAGGTCGAGGCCTATGTCTGCCATCGGCTCGGCTTGCAGCCCGAACCGGTCGCCACGCAGGTCGTGCCGCGCGACCGCCACGCGCAGTTTTTCGCGACCCTGGCCATCGTTGCGGGATCGCTGGAACGGTTCGCCACCGAGATCCGCCATCTGCAGCGCAGCGAGGTGCGCGAGGCGGAAGAACCGTTTGCCGGTGGTCAAAAGGGTTCCTCGGCCATGCCCCACAAGCGCAACCCCGTGTTGTCGGAGAACGTGACGGGTCTAGCCCGCCTGCTGCGCGCCTACGCCGGTGCCGCACTGGAAGACATCGCCCTTTGGCATGAACGGGATATCAGCCACTCGTCGGTAGAGCGTGTCATCGCCCCGGATGCTACAATTGCTTTGGATTTCATGCTGCATCGGATGACCGGAGTCGTGCGTGGCCTCGTGGTGCACGCGGAGGCGATGAGTGCGAACCTCGAGCGCTTCCGCGGCGCCGTGTTCTCGGAAGCCGTGCTCCTGGCCTTGGTCCGCAAGGGCGTGGCCCGCGACCAGGCCTACCGCTGGGTGCAGCACGCCGGCTTGCAGGCGGTCGATGGGGCGGACTTTCGTGCCGAAGTGGCGCGCAACGCCGATATCGCACGATATCTGTCGGCCGACGAGTTGGCGCAGCTCTTCGACCTTCGCCACCAGTTGCGCTATGAAGAGGAACTGTTCCAGCGCGCCTTCGGAGGGGATGAATGGAAAAAAGAGAGCTGA
- the purF gene encoding amidophosphoribosyltransferase codes for MSDRFHEECGIVGVFGHPEAANLVYLSLYALQHRGQESAGIVSSKEGILISHRGLGLVADVFSEDIIRKLEGTAAIGHNRYSTSGQTLLKNTQPFVVEYAGGGLAVAHNGNLVNAVELRERLQERGAIFQSTVDTEVLIHLIAASQGKRTVDRIVDALLEVRGAYSLVFMTPDELVAVRDPNGFRPLVIGRIKDTVVVASESCALDLIDATYEREVEPGEVVRISAAGMESFHPFPASPHTRCIFEYVYFARPDSRVYDRNVYEVRKQFGRQLASEQPAEADIVIPVPDSGMPAALGFAEHAGLPFEMGLIRNHYVGRTFIEPQDAIRHFGVKVKLNAQAEVLQGKRVVVVDDSIVRGTTSRKIVNMVRHAGAREVHVRISSPPTVASCFYGVDTPTQAELIASSNSVEAIREFITADSLGFLSERGLFSFLRPGERNGFCGACFTGRYPVPVTDQGRTHQLRLFEARER; via the coding sequence ATGTCTGACCGCTTCCATGAGGAGTGCGGCATCGTCGGGGTCTTCGGCCATCCGGAAGCGGCCAACCTGGTCTATCTCAGCCTCTATGCCCTGCAGCACCGCGGTCAAGAGTCGGCCGGGATCGTCTCGTCCAAGGAGGGCATTCTCATCTCCCACCGCGGCCTGGGATTGGTCGCCGATGTCTTCAGCGAAGACATCATCCGGAAACTGGAGGGCACGGCCGCCATCGGGCACAACCGGTATTCCACGTCCGGGCAGACGCTGTTGAAGAACACCCAGCCCTTTGTGGTGGAGTACGCGGGCGGCGGCTTGGCCGTGGCGCACAACGGCAATCTGGTCAACGCCGTGGAGCTGCGCGAACGGCTGCAGGAGCGCGGCGCGATTTTTCAGTCGACTGTCGATACCGAAGTGCTGATCCATCTCATCGCGGCGTCGCAGGGCAAACGCACCGTCGACCGGATTGTCGACGCCTTGCTGGAGGTGCGCGGCGCATACTCGCTGGTATTCATGACGCCGGACGAACTCGTGGCGGTACGCGATCCGAACGGCTTTCGGCCGTTGGTGATTGGACGGATCAAAGACACGGTGGTCGTGGCGTCGGAAAGCTGCGCCCTCGATCTCATCGACGCCACCTACGAGCGCGAGGTCGAACCGGGGGAGGTGGTGCGGATCTCGGCGGCCGGCATGGAGAGCTTCCATCCGTTCCCGGCCTCGCCGCATACCCGGTGCATCTTCGAATACGTCTACTTCGCGCGCCCCGACAGCCGGGTGTACGACCGCAACGTGTACGAGGTCCGCAAGCAGTTCGGCCGCCAGCTGGCGAGCGAGCAGCCGGCGGAGGCCGACATCGTCATTCCCGTACCTGATTCCGGCATGCCCGCCGCGCTCGGTTTCGCGGAGCACGCCGGCTTGCCCTTCGAGATGGGACTGATCCGCAATCACTATGTCGGCCGGACCTTCATTGAACCGCAGGATGCCATCCGCCACTTCGGAGTGAAGGTGAAACTCAACGCCCAGGCCGAGGTGCTGCAGGGCAAACGGGTGGTCGTGGTGGACGATTCCATCGTGCGCGGCACCACCAGCCGCAAGATCGTGAACATGGTGCGCCATGCCGGCGCCCGTGAAGTCCACGTGCGCATCAGTTCCCCGCCCACGGTCGCATCCTGCTTTTACGGTGTGGACACGCCGACCCAAGCGGAGCTGATTGCCTCGTCCAACTCGGTCGAAGCGATCCGCGAGTTCATCACGGCCGACTCACTCGGCTTCTTGAGCGAGCGTGGCCTGTTCAGCTTCTTGCGGCCAGGGGAGCGCAACGGCTTCTGCGGCGCCTGCTTCACCGGCCGCTATCCTGTCCCGGTCACCGACCAGGGCCGCACCCACCAGTTGCGACTCTTCGAGGCCCGCGAGCGATAG
- the purC gene encoding phosphoribosylaminoimidazolesuccinocarboxamide synthase, which produces MEKRELIYEGKAKRVYTTDHPDFVIQYFKDDATAFNAKKRGTIVSKGILNNQMSEIFFRLLASEGIPTHFVERLNEREMLVKRLDIIPVETVVRNIIAGSLAKRLGLEEGKPLSAPIVEYYYKNDALEDPMINQWHVTVLGMATEAELRTLTDLALKTNAVLRPFLESRGILLVDMKLEFGRHHGQILLGDEICPDTCRFWDVATREKLDKDRFRQDLGGVEEAYHEVHRRICAAA; this is translated from the coding sequence ATGGAAAAAAGAGAGCTGATCTATGAAGGGAAGGCGAAGCGCGTCTACACCACGGACCATCCCGACTTCGTCATCCAATATTTCAAGGACGACGCCACGGCGTTCAACGCCAAGAAACGCGGCACGATTGTTTCCAAAGGCATCTTGAACAATCAGATGAGCGAAATCTTCTTCCGGCTGCTGGCCTCCGAGGGGATACCGACACATTTCGTCGAACGGTTGAACGAGCGTGAGATGCTGGTGAAGCGGCTGGACATCATTCCGGTCGAGACGGTCGTTCGCAACATCATCGCCGGCAGCCTGGCGAAGCGCCTGGGTTTGGAAGAAGGCAAACCGCTGTCAGCGCCGATCGTCGAGTACTACTACAAGAACGACGCGCTCGAGGATCCCATGATCAACCAGTGGCACGTCACCGTGCTCGGCATGGCGACCGAAGCGGAGCTGCGCACGCTGACGGACTTGGCGCTCAAGACCAACGCGGTGCTGCGCCCATTTCTGGAAAGTCGGGGCATCCTCTTGGTGGACATGAAGTTGGAGTTCGGTCGCCATCACGGCCAGATCCTTCTCGGCGACGAGATTTGTCCCGACACCTGCCGGTTCTGGGATGTGGCGACGCGCGAGAAGCTCGACAAAGACCGTTTCCGCCAAGACCTGGGTGGCGTCGAAGAAGCCTACCACGAGGTCCACCGGCGCATCTGCGCCGCGGCGTGA
- a CDS encoding pitrilysin family protein yields MPTDHALVSRSCLDNGVRVITEGMPGVPSVTVGVWVENGSRYELRDQAGISHYLEHLFFKGTERRTAAQIAEEVDAVGGIINAFTGKEYTCYYAKVLAEHLPVAQDILADILLHSRFDPNEIERERSVVVQEILQVEDTPDDYVHELFNLKFWPEHPLSFPVCGRVETVRTFGQRDFLDFIAARYRPDRLIIAAAGNLAHDRLVEWATEQFGGLQGHAERTDGHPPVASRSVCYVEKALEQVHLCLGTPGIPQSAEQRYAAYLLNTALGGGMSSRLFQEVREKRGRAYSVYSFLSSYLDAGYVGIYVGTSAEWVEEVVGIILTELNALKKEGLRADELTRVKNQLKGNLLLGLETSDNRMSRIAKNEIYFGIDIPPAEVAARIDATTNDEIVQLAGQLLRPETMAITMLGDMKGRTVGEDLLNAA; encoded by the coding sequence ATGCCGACGGACCACGCACTCGTATCACGCTCATGCCTGGACAATGGTGTGCGCGTGATCACCGAAGGCATGCCCGGCGTCCCTTCAGTGACGGTGGGCGTCTGGGTGGAGAACGGGTCGCGTTACGAGCTGCGGGATCAAGCCGGCATCTCGCATTACTTGGAGCATCTCTTCTTCAAAGGCACGGAGCGCCGTACGGCGGCACAGATCGCCGAGGAGGTCGACGCGGTCGGTGGCATCATCAATGCCTTCACGGGCAAGGAGTACACCTGCTACTACGCCAAGGTGCTGGCGGAGCACCTCCCGGTCGCCCAGGACATCCTCGCCGATATTCTCCTGCACTCGCGTTTCGACCCGAACGAGATCGAGCGCGAGCGCTCGGTGGTGGTGCAGGAAATTTTGCAGGTCGAGGACACGCCGGACGACTACGTGCACGAACTGTTCAACCTGAAGTTCTGGCCCGAGCATCCGCTCAGCTTTCCGGTCTGTGGCCGAGTCGAGACCGTCCGGACGTTCGGCCAGCGCGACTTTCTTGATTTTATCGCGGCGCGCTACAGGCCCGACCGCCTGATCATCGCCGCGGCAGGGAACCTCGCGCACGATCGCTTGGTCGAGTGGGCGACGGAACAGTTTGGCGGCCTGCAAGGACATGCGGAACGCACGGATGGCCACCCACCGGTCGCCAGCCGGAGCGTTTGCTATGTCGAAAAGGCACTCGAGCAAGTGCATCTCTGCTTGGGAACTCCCGGTATCCCGCAGTCTGCGGAGCAGCGCTACGCCGCCTACCTGCTCAACACCGCGCTCGGCGGCGGTATGAGCTCGCGGCTGTTTCAGGAGGTGCGCGAAAAACGCGGCCGGGCGTACTCGGTGTATTCGTTCCTCTCCTCTTATCTCGACGCCGGTTATGTCGGCATCTACGTCGGCACCAGCGCCGAATGGGTCGAAGAGGTCGTGGGCATCATCCTGACCGAGTTGAATGCGCTGAAGAAGGAGGGGTTGCGCGCCGACGAGCTGACCCGCGTGAAGAATCAGCTCAAGGGCAATCTCCTCCTCGGCTTGGAGACCAGTGACAACCGCATGAGCCGCATCGCGAAGAATGAGATCTATTTCGGCATCGACATCCCGCCGGCGGAGGTCGCGGCCCGCATCGACGCCACCACCAACGACGAAATCGTGCAGCTTGCCGGGCAGCTTTTGCGCCCTGAGACTATGGCCATCACCATGTTGGGCGACATGAAGGGCAGAACGGTCGGCGAAGACCTGCTGAACGCCGCCTAG
- the purS gene encoding phosphoribosylformylglycinamidine synthase subunit PurS, with product MRVRVFITPKKGVLDPQGKAIEHSLHALGFGEAHEVHLGKYVELSLDGDDREQARRRVDDMCRKLLANAVIEEYRFELEE from the coding sequence ATGCGCGTCCGGGTCTTCATCACACCGAAGAAAGGGGTGCTCGATCCGCAAGGCAAGGCGATCGAGCACTCGCTGCATGCCCTTGGTTTCGGCGAGGCCCACGAGGTGCACCTCGGCAAGTACGTGGAGCTCTCGCTCGACGGCGACGACCGCGAGCAGGCGCGCCGGCGCGTCGACGACATGTGCCGCAAGCTGCTTGCCAACGCCGTCATCGAAGAGTACCGGTTCGAACTTGAGGAGTAG
- the nrdR gene encoding transcriptional regulator NrdR translates to MKCPFCHDLENRVIDSRLSKDGDVIRRRRACFHCQRRFTTYERVEEMLPMVVKKDGRRELFDRQKIVSGLKKACEKRPVSTAAIEQTADRIEQALQERGEKEVPSSVIGEAVMRELHKLDTVAYVRFASVYRSFKDVGEFMRELEELIAERRGPGRRKPRRSSST, encoded by the coding sequence ATGAAATGTCCCTTCTGCCATGACTTGGAGAATCGGGTCATCGATTCCCGACTGAGCAAGGACGGCGACGTCATCCGCCGCCGCCGTGCGTGTTTCCATTGCCAGCGGCGCTTCACGACCTACGAGCGCGTCGAGGAAATGCTGCCGATGGTTGTGAAGAAGGACGGGCGGCGGGAGCTCTTCGACCGCCAGAAGATCGTCAGCGGCCTGAAAAAGGCGTGTGAAAAACGGCCGGTCAGCACCGCGGCCATCGAGCAGACGGCGGATAGGATCGAACAGGCGCTGCAAGAACGCGGCGAGAAGGAAGTGCCGAGCTCCGTAATCGGCGAAGCGGTCATGCGGGAGCTGCACAAGCTGGACACGGTTGCCTACGTCCGCTTCGCCTCCGTCTACCGCTCGTTCAAGGACGTCGGGGAATTCATGCGCGAACTCGAGGAGCTGATCGCTGAACGCCGTGGCCCAGGCCGGCGCAAGCCCCGCCGATCGAGCAGCACGTGA
- the purL gene encoding phosphoribosylformylglycinamidine synthase subunit PurL, with product MAHSTAAVTEVEAAQHGLSAEEYVRICGALGRAPNFVELGVLSVMWSEHCSYKSSRRLLKNLPTQGPRVVQGPGENAGAIDIGGGLAVVFKMESHNHPSFVEPYQGAATGVGGILRDVFTMGARPIANLNSLRFGSFEHPRTRYLVNGVVAGIGGYGNCVGVPTVGGEVYFDAGYNDNILVNAFTLGIARTEKIFLARAAGVGNPVIYVGSKTGRDGIHGASLLASAEFSGGEDEKRPTVQVGDPFTEKLLIEACLELMEQDAIVAIQDMGAAGLTSSSVEMAARGGMGILIDLDQVPLRENMTPYEILLSESQERMLIVARAGREEVVRQVFAKWDLDMAVIGRVTDDGLLRVLFQGEQVAQLPIELLTDAAPAYVRSTAPPPDFDARQELNLDGMALPGDYNKILLALLDSPNIASKAWVYRQYDYLVRSNTVVAPGSDAAVLRIKGTRKAVALSVDCNSRYCSLDPYVGAMIAVVESARNVVCAGAAPLGITDCLNFGNPEKPVIMWQFAESVRGIRDACLAIGVPVVSGNVSFYNETDGRAIPPTPTIAMVGLLEDMDRHMTQWFKAEGDSIVLLGRTREELGGSEYLMLTQGAVRGAPPWIDLAVEKQVQHVCAAAIAEGLVRSAHDVSDGGLAVALAECCISAPEHLRGAVIELQGDIRPDALLFGESQSRIIVSLRRQQLSRLRELAAAADVPLTVLGEVRGRRLVISPLIDLELGELSQMWLGALPRRMNASG from the coding sequence ATGGCACACAGTACCGCCGCGGTGACCGAAGTCGAGGCCGCACAACACGGGCTCTCGGCGGAAGAGTATGTGCGCATCTGCGGCGCCTTGGGCCGCGCCCCCAATTTCGTCGAGTTGGGGGTCCTCTCCGTCATGTGGTCCGAACACTGCAGCTACAAGAGTTCGCGCCGGCTGCTGAAGAACTTGCCGACGCAGGGACCGCGTGTCGTGCAAGGGCCGGGCGAGAACGCCGGCGCCATCGACATTGGCGGTGGCCTGGCCGTGGTGTTCAAGATGGAGAGCCACAACCACCCCTCGTTTGTGGAACCATACCAAGGTGCGGCCACCGGCGTGGGCGGCATTCTCCGAGACGTCTTCACCATGGGCGCGCGGCCGATCGCCAACCTCAATTCCTTGCGCTTCGGCAGCTTCGAGCACCCGCGCACTCGCTATCTGGTCAACGGCGTCGTCGCCGGCATCGGAGGCTACGGCAACTGTGTGGGCGTGCCCACGGTTGGCGGCGAGGTGTATTTCGATGCCGGTTACAACGACAACATCCTCGTCAATGCCTTCACCCTGGGCATCGCACGGACCGAGAAGATCTTTCTCGCCCGCGCCGCAGGCGTGGGCAACCCGGTGATCTACGTCGGATCGAAGACGGGACGAGACGGCATCCATGGGGCCAGCTTGTTGGCCTCCGCCGAATTCAGCGGTGGTGAGGACGAGAAGCGCCCGACCGTACAGGTGGGCGACCCGTTCACCGAAAAGCTCCTCATAGAGGCCTGCCTCGAGCTGATGGAGCAGGACGCCATCGTGGCCATCCAGGACATGGGCGCCGCGGGTCTGACGAGTTCGAGTGTCGAGATGGCTGCGCGGGGTGGGATGGGCATCCTCATCGATCTCGACCAGGTACCGCTGCGCGAGAATATGACCCCGTACGAGATCCTGCTGTCCGAATCGCAGGAGCGCATGCTCATTGTCGCGCGCGCCGGCCGCGAGGAGGTGGTCCGCCAAGTCTTCGCCAAGTGGGACCTGGACATGGCGGTGATCGGCAGGGTCACGGACGACGGGCTCTTGCGCGTGCTGTTCCAGGGGGAGCAAGTGGCGCAGCTCCCGATCGAGCTGCTCACCGACGCCGCCCCCGCCTACGTGCGTTCCACGGCACCGCCGCCGGATTTCGACGCGCGCCAGGAACTGAACCTCGACGGCATGGCGCTGCCGGGTGACTACAACAAGATTTTGCTGGCCCTGCTGGACTCGCCCAACATCGCTTCAAAAGCGTGGGTGTACCGCCAGTATGACTATCTGGTCCGCAGTAACACCGTGGTCGCGCCGGGTTCCGACGCGGCCGTCCTGCGCATCAAGGGAACCCGCAAGGCCGTCGCCCTGAGCGTCGATTGCAACAGCCGCTATTGCAGCCTCGACCCGTACGTCGGTGCCATGATCGCGGTCGTGGAAAGCGCGCGCAATGTGGTGTGCGCCGGCGCGGCGCCGCTGGGGATCACCGACTGCCTCAATTTCGGTAACCCGGAGAAGCCGGTGATCATGTGGCAGTTCGCCGAGAGCGTGCGCGGCATCCGCGACGCCTGCCTGGCCATCGGCGTGCCCGTCGTCAGCGGCAACGTCAGCTTCTACAATGAGACCGATGGGCGTGCCATTCCCCCGACGCCGACCATCGCCATGGTCGGATTGCTCGAGGATATGGATCGGCACATGACGCAATGGTTCAAGGCTGAGGGTGACTCCATTGTGCTCCTCGGCCGCACCCGCGAGGAACTCGGGGGCAGTGAGTACCTCATGTTGACCCAGGGGGCAGTACGGGGCGCGCCGCCTTGGATCGACTTGGCGGTGGAAAAGCAGGTGCAACATGTTTGCGCCGCCGCCATCGCGGAGGGGTTGGTGCGCTCGGCGCACGACGTCAGCGACGGCGGGCTGGCCGTGGCGCTGGCAGAGTGTTGCATTTCCGCCCCCGAGCATCTCAGAGGGGCGGTCATTGAACTCCAGGGGGACATCCGCCCTGATGCCCTGCTCTTTGGGGAGAGCCAGTCGCGCATCATCGTCTCGCTCCGGCGGCAGCAGCTCAGCCGTCTGCGCGAGTTGGCAGCTGCCGCCGATGTGCCACTGACCGTTCTGGGCGAAGTGCGCGGGCGGCGACTGGTGATCAGCCCGCTCATTGATCTCGAGCTGGGGGAGTTGTCGCAGATGTGGTTGGGTGCGCTACCACGGCGGATGAACGCCTCGGGATGA